A genome region from Pseudomonas pergaminensis includes the following:
- a CDS encoding aspartate-semialdehyde dehydrogenase, translating to MTQTFDIAVIGATGTVGETLVQILEELDFPVGTLHLLAGNNSAGASVPFRGKNLRVREVDEFDFSKVQLAFFAAGPAATLSFAPRATAAGCSVIDLSGALPAEQAPQVVPEANAHVLDGLEKPFQLGSPSPSATNLAVVLAPLRGLLDIQRVSVTASLAMSAQGREAVSELARQTAELLNMRPLEPKFFDRQVAFNLLAQVGTPDAQGHTALEKRLVHELRAVLESPLLKISATCVQAPVFFGDSLTVSLQLGAAVDLAAVNRALDAAPGIELVDEGDFPTAVGDAVGQDVVYVGRVRAGVDDPAELNLWLTSDNVRKGAALNAVQLAQLLIKGLA from the coding sequence ATGACCCAGACCTTTGATATCGCCGTGATCGGCGCCACCGGTACCGTCGGCGAAACCCTGGTGCAGATCCTCGAAGAGCTGGACTTCCCGGTTGGCACCCTGCACCTGCTGGCCGGCAACAACTCTGCCGGTGCCTCGGTGCCGTTTCGCGGCAAGAACCTGCGGGTGAGGGAGGTCGATGAGTTCGACTTCAGCAAAGTACAGCTGGCGTTCTTTGCGGCGGGGCCGGCGGCCACCCTGAGTTTTGCGCCGCGTGCCACGGCAGCGGGTTGCTCGGTGATCGACTTGTCCGGCGCCTTGCCGGCCGAGCAGGCGCCTCAAGTCGTGCCGGAAGCCAATGCCCATGTGCTGGATGGCCTGGAAAAACCGTTCCAGCTCGGCAGCCCAAGCCCATCGGCGACCAACCTGGCGGTCGTCCTTGCGCCCTTGCGTGGCCTGCTGGATATCCAGCGAGTGAGTGTCACCGCCAGCCTGGCGATGTCAGCCCAGGGGCGTGAGGCCGTCAGCGAGCTGGCCCGGCAAACCGCCGAGCTGTTGAACATGCGCCCACTGGAGCCGAAATTCTTCGATCGCCAGGTAGCCTTCAACCTGCTTGCACAAGTCGGCACGCCGGACGCCCAAGGTCATACCGCCCTGGAGAAGCGCCTCGTCCATGAGCTGCGTGCGGTGCTGGAATCACCTTTGCTGAAGATTTCCGCAACCTGCGTTCAAGCCCCGGTGTTTTTTGGCGATAGCCTGACTGTGTCCCTGCAACTGGGCGCGGCGGTCGACCTCGCTGCGGTGAACCGCGCACTTGACGCTGCGCCGGGGATCGAGCTCGTGGATGAAGGGGATTTTCCTACAGCCGTAGGTGACGCAGTGGGCCAGGATGTGGTCTACGTCGGTCGTGTCAGGGCGGGCGTGGATGACCCGGCGGAACTAAATCTGTGGCTGACGTCAGATAACGTACGCAAAGGCGCCGCGTTGAATGCCGTGCAGCTGGCGCAGTTGTTGATAAAAGGCCTTGCGTAA
- the leuB gene encoding 3-isopropylmalate dehydrogenase, with translation MSKQILILPGDGIGPEIMAEAVKVLELANSKYSLGFELSHDVIGGAAIDKHGVPLADETLDRARAADAVLLGAVGGPKWDKIERDIRPERGLLKIRAQLGLFGNLRPAILYPQLADASSLKPEVVAGLDILIVRELTGGIYFGSPRGVRELENGERQAYDTLPYSESEIRRIARVGFDMARVRGKKVCSVDKANVLASSQLWREIVEEVAKDYPDVELSHMYVDNAAMQLVRAPKQFDVIVTDNLFGDILSDQASMLTGSIGMLPSASLDTNNKGMYEPCHGSAPDIAGQGIANPLATILSVSMMLRYSFNLSEAADAIEKAVSLVLDQGLRTGDIWSQGCTKVGTQEMGDAVVAALRNL, from the coding sequence ATGAGCAAGCAGATTCTGATTCTCCCTGGCGACGGTATTGGTCCGGAAATCATGGCCGAAGCGGTCAAGGTCCTGGAACTCGCCAACAGCAAGTACAGCCTGGGCTTCGAACTGAGCCACGACGTGATCGGCGGCGCTGCCATCGATAAGCACGGCGTACCGCTGGCCGACGAGACCCTGGACCGTGCGCGTGCGGCCGACGCTGTACTGCTCGGCGCCGTCGGCGGCCCGAAATGGGACAAGATCGAACGCGATATCCGCCCTGAGCGCGGCCTGCTGAAGATCCGCGCGCAACTGGGCCTGTTCGGCAACCTGCGCCCGGCGATCCTCTACCCGCAACTGGCCGACGCGTCGAGCCTCAAGCCGGAAGTGGTCGCGGGCCTGGATATCCTCATCGTGCGCGAGCTGACCGGCGGTATCTACTTCGGCTCGCCGCGCGGTGTGCGTGAGCTGGAAAATGGCGAGCGCCAGGCCTACGACACCCTGCCGTACAGCGAGAGCGAAATCCGCCGTATCGCCCGCGTGGGTTTCGACATGGCCCGCGTGCGTGGCAAGAAGGTCTGCTCGGTGGATAAAGCCAACGTGCTGGCCTCCAGCCAACTGTGGCGCGAAATCGTTGAAGAAGTGGCCAAGGACTACCCGGACGTCGAACTGAGCCACATGTACGTCGACAACGCCGCCATGCAACTGGTGCGTGCACCCAAGCAGTTCGACGTGATCGTCACCGACAACCTCTTCGGTGACATCCTGTCCGACCAGGCCTCGATGCTCACCGGTTCCATCGGCATGCTGCCGTCGGCGTCCCTGGATACCAACAACAAGGGCATGTACGAGCCTTGCCACGGTTCGGCGCCGGACATCGCGGGCCAAGGCATTGCCAACCCGCTGGCGACCATTTTGTCGGTGTCGATGATGCTGCGTTACAGCTTCAACCTGAGCGAAGCGGCGGATGCCATCGAGAAGGCCGTGAGCCTGGTGTTGGACCAAGGCCTGCGCACTGGCGACATCTGGTCGCAGGGTTGCACCAAGGTCGGTACGCAAGAAATGGGCGACGCAGTAGTCGCCGCGCTGCGGAATCTGTAA
- a CDS encoding phosphoribosylanthranilate isomerase yields the protein MSAVRSKICGIARIEDALAAVEAGADAIGFVFYAKSPRAVNVLQARAIIAALPPFVTTVGLFVDASRCELNETLDAVPLDMLQFHGDETPDECESYQRPYIKALRVKAGDDIAAACAAYGGARGILLDTYVEGVPGGTGEAFDWSLIPAGLSKPIILAGGLNPANVGAAIKQVRPYAVDVSGGVEQGKGIKDHSKIRAFMQAVRNSSGGM from the coding sequence ATGTCAGCCGTTCGCAGCAAGATTTGCGGGATTGCCCGCATAGAAGACGCTCTGGCGGCAGTCGAGGCGGGGGCGGATGCCATTGGTTTCGTGTTTTACGCCAAGAGCCCACGGGCGGTGAATGTGTTGCAGGCGCGGGCGATCATCGCCGCCTTGCCGCCGTTCGTGACTACCGTGGGGTTGTTCGTCGACGCGAGCCGTTGCGAACTCAACGAAACCCTGGATGCCGTACCGCTGGATATGCTGCAGTTTCACGGCGACGAGACGCCCGACGAATGTGAAAGCTACCAGCGCCCGTACATCAAGGCATTGCGCGTCAAGGCCGGGGATGACATTGCAGCCGCCTGTGCCGCCTATGGTGGCGCTCGCGGGATCCTGCTCGACACCTACGTCGAAGGCGTGCCCGGTGGAACCGGTGAAGCGTTCGATTGGTCGCTGATTCCCGCAGGGCTGAGCAAGCCGATTATCCTGGCCGGCGGGCTCAACCCTGCGAATGTCGGGGCGGCGATCAAGCAGGTTCGCCCGTATGCCGTGGATGTCAGCGGTGGGGTAGAGCAGGGCAAGGGCATCAAGGATCACAGCAAGATTCGCGCATTCATGCAGGCCGTGCGCAACAGCAGCGGTGGGATGTGA
- a CDS encoding FimV/HubP family polar landmark protein gives MVQVRKLVLAIAAASALSSGMAQALQLGEMTLKSKLNQPLAVEIELLDVGGLTASEITPSLASSQAFVDAGVDRQAFLDDLTFTPVVNPNGRSVVRVTSSKPLPDSYVRFLLQVQWPNGRLMRDYSVLLDPAKFDQPAPTTAAPAPRSAAPASTAPAASKTAQHTTTSRDTLWEIAAKNRNGGSVQQTMLAIQALNPDAFVDGNINRLKTGQVLRLPDTVQSTALPQPQAIAEVSAQNAAWRQGRRAATNPAAGKQQLDATKRTQAGNAPASTNAKDNLSLVSAEAAKKGAKGKVGDSAALSDKLAMTQEQLDTTRRDNEELKSRAADLQSQLDKLQKLIQLKNDQLARLQAEKGVPATAATAAMPAQLAGEPAAAPVAPDTATSTAAPAPTAPAPAPEPVKADAAPATTEGKFNDLLTNPVVLGVLGGAAILLVLLLLLLWARHRNARREEEKHLRMARALAEEPEFTSNIDHDLPPDSFEGLEVPPPNVKLAAAPAPAPVVAPAVAVPTVASVLAPLAVAVAPVNSSDALAQAQSHIDRGHLNQAADVLQQAIKHEPKRSDLRLKLMEVYGLQNDKDGFVTQERQLVANGENHAQVEQLKSRFPAMAVLAAGVSAAVAAAALDAQYVKDLLEDKPAPAQPEAFDTDFDLSLDDLEEASPAEVKDDQQTFESLLKQQTESKASPDDLSDFDLDLQLDAPASAQSDDDFLSGLEDQMKDVPAVEPPTLTPAALDDFDLPEDFDLSLADEPEAPAKPDAFASELDDVNAELDRLSQSLEHPSIEPSFTAQDAALGDDEPEFDFLSGTDEVATKLDLAQAYIDMGDADGARDILSEVLTEGDEIQRGEAKEMLGRI, from the coding sequence ATGGTTCAAGTTCGCAAACTGGTGTTAGCAATAGCGGCCGCCTCGGCGCTGTCCTCCGGTATGGCGCAGGCGCTGCAGCTGGGGGAGATGACCCTCAAGTCGAAGTTGAACCAGCCGTTGGCGGTGGAAATCGAATTGCTCGATGTCGGCGGCCTCACGGCGTCCGAGATCACGCCGAGCCTGGCTTCGTCCCAGGCGTTTGTGGACGCGGGCGTTGATCGCCAGGCATTTCTCGATGACCTGACGTTTACCCCGGTGGTCAATCCAAACGGCCGCAGTGTGGTGCGCGTCACCTCCAGCAAGCCGCTGCCTGATTCCTACGTCCGTTTCCTGTTGCAGGTGCAATGGCCTAATGGCCGTCTGATGCGTGACTACAGCGTGTTGCTCGACCCGGCCAAGTTCGACCAGCCGGCACCGACGACCGCCGCGCCGGCACCGCGCTCGGCTGCACCGGCCAGCACCGCGCCGGCCGCGAGCAAAACGGCGCAGCACACCACCACCTCCCGTGACACCCTGTGGGAAATTGCCGCGAAGAACCGCAATGGCGGCTCGGTGCAGCAGACTATGCTGGCGATCCAGGCGCTGAACCCCGATGCCTTTGTGGACGGCAATATCAACCGCCTGAAAACCGGCCAGGTCCTGCGCCTGCCGGACACCGTACAAAGCACCGCATTACCGCAACCCCAGGCGATTGCCGAGGTGAGCGCGCAGAACGCCGCCTGGCGCCAGGGTCGGCGTGCCGCGACCAATCCCGCAGCGGGCAAGCAGCAACTGGACGCCACCAAGCGCACCCAGGCCGGTAACGCCCCAGCCAGCACCAACGCCAAGGACAACTTGAGCCTGGTGTCAGCCGAGGCGGCCAAGAAGGGGGCCAAAGGCAAGGTCGGCGATAGCGCGGCACTCAGCGACAAGCTGGCGATGACCCAGGAGCAACTGGACACCACCCGCCGTGACAACGAAGAACTGAAGAGCCGCGCGGCCGACTTGCAAAGCCAGTTGGACAAGCTGCAAAAACTGATTCAACTGAAGAACGATCAACTGGCGCGTTTGCAGGCGGAAAAGGGTGTCCCGGCTACCGCGGCCACGGCGGCGATGCCCGCGCAGTTGGCAGGCGAACCGGCGGCTGCCCCGGTAGCGCCCGATACCGCCACGTCCACTGCTGCCCCTGCACCCACCGCACCAGCGCCAGCACCTGAGCCGGTCAAGGCGGATGCAGCGCCGGCCACCACCGAGGGCAAATTCAACGACCTGCTGACCAACCCGGTCGTGCTCGGCGTACTTGGCGGCGCCGCTATCTTGCTGGTGCTGTTGCTCCTGCTGTTGTGGGCGCGCCATCGCAATGCGCGCCGCGAAGAAGAAAAGCACCTGCGCATGGCGCGGGCCCTGGCGGAAGAGCCAGAGTTCACCTCGAACATCGATCACGACCTGCCGCCGGACAGCTTCGAAGGCCTGGAAGTGCCGCCGCCAAACGTCAAGCTGGCCGCGGCGCCAGCACCGGCCCCGGTGGTCGCGCCGGCTGTTGCGGTGCCGACCGTTGCTTCCGTGCTCGCGCCGCTGGCCGTTGCCGTGGCTCCGGTGAACTCAAGCGATGCGTTGGCCCAGGCTCAATCCCATATCGACCGTGGCCACCTCAACCAGGCCGCCGACGTGCTGCAACAGGCGATCAAGCATGAGCCCAAGCGCAGCGACCTGCGTTTGAAGCTGATGGAAGTCTACGGCCTGCAAAACGACAAGGACGGCTTTGTGACACAGGAGCGTCAGTTGGTGGCCAATGGTGAAAACCATGCCCAGGTCGAGCAGCTCAAGAGTCGCTTCCCGGCCATGGCCGTGCTGGCGGCAGGCGTCAGCGCGGCGGTGGCCGCTGCTGCCCTGGACGCTCAATACGTCAAGGATTTGCTCGAAGACAAACCGGCGCCTGCGCAGCCGGAGGCCTTTGATACCGATTTTGACCTGAGCCTGGACGATCTCGAAGAAGCTTCCCCGGCCGAGGTCAAGGACGATCAGCAAACCTTTGAGTCGCTTCTAAAGCAGCAGACTGAATCCAAGGCCAGCCCGGACGACCTGTCGGACTTCGATCTGGACCTGCAGTTGGACGCCCCGGCTTCGGCGCAATCCGATGACGACTTTCTATCGGGCCTCGAAGACCAGATGAAGGACGTGCCGGCCGTCGAGCCACCGACCCTCACACCTGCGGCACTGGACGACTTCGACCTGCCGGAAGATTTCGACCTGTCCCTGGCCGATGAGCCGGAAGCGCCGGCCAAGCCTGATGCATTTGCGTCGGAGCTGGATGATGTCAACGCCGAGCTGGACCGCCTGTCCCAGAGCCTGGAGCATCCGTCCATCGAACCGTCCTTCACTGCGCAAGATGCGGCGTTGGGCGATGATGAGCCGGAATTCGACTTCCTCTCCGGCACCGACGAAGTTGCCACCAAGCTCGACCTGGCCCAGGCCTATATCGACATGGGTGACGCAGACGGCGCACGGGACATCCTCTCGGAAGTGCTGACCGAAGGTGACGAGATCCAGCGTGGCGAGGCCAAGGAAATGCTCGGTCGCATTTAA
- a CDS encoding class I SAM-dependent methyltransferase — protein sequence MTSTAHTQVVQKQFGEQASAYLSSAVHAQGTEFALLQAELAGQGSARLLDLGCGAGHVSFHVAPLVKEVVAYDLSQQMLDVVTAAAVDRGLGNIRTVHGAAERLPFADGEFDFVFSRYSAHHWSDLGLALREVRRVLKPGGVAAFVDVLSPGSPLLDTYLQTVEVLRDTSHVRDYAAAEWMQQLSESGLHVRNSSRQRLRLEYTSWVERMRTPEVLRAAILELQQAMGQEVRDYYEIQADGTFSTDVLVVFAER from the coding sequence ATGACCAGCACCGCCCACACCCAAGTCGTGCAAAAACAATTCGGCGAGCAAGCCTCAGCCTACCTGAGCAGTGCCGTGCACGCCCAAGGCACCGAATTCGCGCTGCTGCAGGCCGAACTGGCCGGGCAGGGGAGCGCGCGCTTGCTGGACCTTGGGTGCGGTGCCGGTCATGTCAGCTTCCACGTGGCGCCATTGGTTAAAGAAGTGGTGGCCTACGACCTGTCCCAGCAGATGCTTGACGTGGTCACCGCCGCTGCGGTGGACCGTGGCCTGGGCAATATCCGTACGGTGCACGGCGCTGCCGAGCGCCTGCCGTTCGCCGATGGGGAGTTCGACTTCGTGTTCAGCCGTTATTCGGCCCATCACTGGAGCGACCTCGGCCTGGCCCTGCGCGAAGTGCGCCGCGTGCTCAAACCGGGCGGCGTAGCGGCGTTCGTCGACGTCTTGTCACCGGGCAGCCCGCTGTTGGACACTTACCTGCAAACCGTCGAAGTGCTGCGCGACACCAGCCACGTGCGCGATTACGCCGCCGCCGAGTGGATGCAGCAGCTCAGCGAGTCCGGCCTGCATGTGCGCAACAGCAGCCGCCAACGCTTGCGCCTGGAATACACCTCCTGGGTCGAGCGCATGCGCACGCCAGAGGTATTGCGCGCAGCGATACTTGAGCTGCAACAGGCGATGGGCCAGGAAGTGCGCGATTATTACGAAATTCAGGCCGACGGCACCTTCAGCACCGACGTGCTGGTGGTCTTTGCCGAACGCTGA
- the folC gene encoding bifunctional tetrahydrofolate synthase/dihydrofolate synthase, producing the protein MTQRTLGEWLAYLEQLHPSAIDMGLERSQQVAARLGLGRPAPRVITVTGTNGKGSTCAFVAALLQAQGLKVGVYNSPHLLRYNERVQLNGVEATDEQLCEAFAALDAGRGETSLTYFEMGTLAAFWLFERAQLDVVVLEVGLGGRLDTVNVVDADLALVTSIGVDHADYLGNTRESVAYEKAGIFRQGKPALCGDLDPPHTLLDKVRELDCPFFLRGREFNLEIGEQHWQWRGRDAQGQAVELRDLPLLNLPMENAALALQAYLLLDLPWNAEQIAATLLATRVVGRLDRREFQWQGRRLNLLLDVGHNPHAAEYLAQRLSRRPPVGRRLAVFGLLADKDLEGVVAPLLGNVQAWAVAPLDTSRSRPATELEVALQNLGAPVTSYASVTDALEAQCAIATPDDEILLFGSFYCVAEALEWLARRSTEEAAHGITG; encoded by the coding sequence ATGACCCAACGTACCCTGGGCGAATGGCTCGCCTACCTTGAGCAGTTGCATCCGTCCGCCATCGACATGGGCCTGGAGCGCTCGCAACAGGTAGCGGCCCGCCTTGGGTTGGGCCGGCCGGCGCCGCGAGTGATCACGGTGACCGGCACCAACGGCAAAGGCTCTACCTGTGCCTTTGTCGCGGCGCTGCTGCAGGCCCAAGGGCTGAAAGTCGGCGTCTACAATTCCCCGCACCTGCTGCGTTACAACGAGCGGGTGCAGCTCAATGGCGTCGAAGCCACCGATGAGCAACTCTGCGAAGCCTTCGCCGCACTCGATGCCGGCCGGGGTGAGACATCCCTGACTTACTTCGAGATGGGCACCCTGGCGGCGTTCTGGCTGTTCGAGCGTGCGCAACTGGATGTGGTGGTGCTGGAAGTCGGCCTGGGCGGACGCCTGGACACGGTCAATGTGGTGGATGCCGATCTGGCGCTGGTCACCAGTATTGGTGTGGACCACGCCGACTACCTGGGCAATACCCGCGAATCCGTGGCCTACGAAAAGGCCGGGATCTTCCGGCAGGGCAAGCCAGCGCTGTGTGGTGACCTGGATCCGCCACACACCTTGCTGGACAAGGTGCGCGAGCTGGATTGCCCTTTTTTCCTGCGCGGTCGCGAATTCAACCTTGAGATCGGTGAGCAGCACTGGCAATGGCGTGGGCGCGATGCACAAGGCCAGGCTGTGGAGCTGCGCGATCTGCCGCTGCTGAACCTGCCGATGGAAAACGCCGCGCTCGCGCTGCAGGCTTATCTGCTGTTGGATCTGCCGTGGAATGCCGAGCAGATCGCCGCCACCTTGTTGGCGACGCGCGTGGTCGGGCGTCTGGATCGACGTGAGTTCCAATGGCAGGGCAGGCGCCTGAACCTGCTGCTGGATGTGGGCCACAACCCCCATGCGGCCGAGTACCTGGCACAACGCCTGTCGCGCAGGCCACCGGTCGGCCGTCGCCTTGCAGTATTCGGTTTGCTCGCCGATAAGGACCTGGAGGGCGTGGTCGCGCCCTTGCTGGGCAATGTCCAGGCTTGGGCCGTGGCGCCTCTGGATACCTCGCGCAGCCGTCCGGCGACCGAACTGGAAGTGGCCTTGCAGAACCTTGGTGCGCCGGTGACGTCGTATGCAAGCGTGACCGATGCCCTTGAAGCACAGTGCGCCATTGCCACGCCCGACGATGAGATTCTGTTGTTCGGGTCATTTTATTGTGTTGCCGAGGCGCTTGAGTGGTTGGCCCGGCGCTCCACGGAGGAAGCTGCACATGGCATTACTGGATAG
- the truA gene encoding tRNA pseudouridine(38-40) synthase TruA → MAAAGFYRIALGVEYKGSRYRGWQRQASGVLTVQETLENALSKVADSPVSLMCAGRTDAGVHACGQVVHFDTQAERSMKAWVMGANINLPHDVSVSWAKVMPAHFHARFKAIARRYRYVIYNDQIRPAHLNEEITWNHRPLDAERMAEAAQHLVGVHDFSAFRAGQCQAKSPIKEVHHLRVTRHGKMIVLDIRAGAFLHHMVRNIAGVLMTIGTGERPVEWAKEVLESRVRRTGGVTAHPFGLYLVDVEYRDEFELPDRFIGPHFLTGFSELGG, encoded by the coding sequence ATGGCGGCCGCAGGCTTTTACCGCATCGCCCTGGGCGTGGAATACAAAGGTTCGCGCTATCGCGGCTGGCAGCGTCAGGCGTCTGGCGTGCTGACGGTGCAGGAAACCCTGGAAAATGCCCTGTCCAAAGTTGCTGATTCGCCGGTGTCGCTGATGTGCGCCGGGCGCACCGATGCGGGCGTGCATGCTTGCGGCCAGGTGGTGCATTTCGACACCCAGGCAGAACGCTCCATGAAGGCCTGGGTGATGGGCGCTAATATCAATCTGCCCCATGACGTCAGTGTCAGCTGGGCCAAGGTCATGCCCGCGCATTTCCACGCGCGCTTCAAGGCCATCGCCCGGCGTTATCGCTATGTGATCTACAACGACCAGATCCGCCCGGCGCACCTCAACGAAGAAATCACCTGGAACCATCGCCCGCTCGACGCCGAGCGCATGGCCGAAGCCGCGCAGCACCTGGTGGGCGTGCATGATTTCAGCGCCTTCCGTGCCGGCCAGTGCCAGGCCAAGTCGCCGATCAAGGAAGTCCATCACCTGCGCGTGACCCGCCACGGCAAGATGATCGTGCTGGATATCCGCGCCGGGGCGTTCCTGCACCATATGGTTCGAAACATTGCCGGGGTGCTGATGACCATCGGCACCGGCGAGCGCCCGGTGGAGTGGGCCAAGGAAGTGCTGGAAAGCCGGGTTCGCCGTACCGGCGGGGTCACGGCGCATCCGTTCGGCCTATACCTGGTGGATGTGGAGTACCGCGACGAGTTCGAACTGCCGGATCGTTTCATCGGGCCACACTTCCTCACAGGTTTCAGCGAACTTGGCGGCTGA
- the accD gene encoding acetyl-CoA carboxylase, carboxyltransferase subunit beta has product MSNWLVDKLIPSIMRSEVKKSSVPEGLWHKCPSCDAVLYRPELEKTLDVCPKCNHHMRIGARARIDIFLDAEGRNELGADLEPVDRLKFRDGKKYKDRLTAAQKQTGEKDALISVSGKLLGMPVVVSAFEFSFMGGSMGAIVGERFVRAANYALENRCPMICFAASGGARMQEALISLMQMAKTSAVLARLREEGIPFISVLTDPVYGGVSASLAMLGDVIVGEPKALIGFAGPRVIEQTVREKLPEGFQRSEFLLEHGAIDLIIPRGELRPRLGNLLAQMMGLPTPVYIAPKVEPIVVPPVPANL; this is encoded by the coding sequence ATGAGCAACTGGTTAGTAGACAAACTGATCCCTTCGATCATGCGTTCCGAGGTGAAGAAAAGCTCGGTTCCTGAAGGTCTGTGGCACAAGTGCCCATCCTGCGACGCGGTGCTGTACCGCCCGGAGCTGGAAAAGACCCTGGACGTTTGCCCCAAGTGCAACCACCACATGCGTATCGGCGCCCGCGCCCGCATCGACATCTTCCTCGACGCCGAAGGCCGTAACGAGCTGGGCGCCGACCTGGAACCAGTGGACCGTCTCAAGTTCCGTGACGGCAAGAAGTACAAGGACCGCCTGACCGCTGCGCAAAAGCAGACCGGCGAGAAAGACGCGCTGATTTCCGTCAGCGGCAAGCTGCTGGGCATGCCTGTCGTGGTGTCGGCGTTCGAGTTCTCCTTCATGGGCGGCTCCATGGGTGCCATCGTCGGCGAGCGCTTTGTCCGCGCGGCCAACTACGCCCTGGAAAACCGTTGCCCGATGATCTGCTTCGCCGCCTCCGGTGGTGCGCGTATGCAGGAAGCCCTGATTTCCCTGATGCAAATGGCCAAGACCTCCGCGGTACTGGCGCGTCTGCGCGAAGAAGGCATCCCGTTCATCTCCGTGCTGACTGACCCTGTCTACGGCGGCGTATCCGCCAGCCTGGCGATGCTGGGTGACGTGATCGTTGGCGAGCCAAAGGCCCTGATCGGCTTTGCCGGCCCGCGCGTGATCGAGCAGACCGTGCGTGAAAAACTGCCGGAAGGCTTCCAGCGCAGCGAGTTCCTGCTGGAGCACGGCGCGATCGACCTGATCATCCCGCGCGGCGAGTTGCGTCCACGCCTGGGCAACCTGCTGGCACAAATGATGGGCCTGCCGACGCCTGTCTACATCGCGCCTAAGGTCGAGCCGATTGTTGTGCCGCCGGTGCCTGCAAACCTATGA
- the asd gene encoding aspartate-semialdehyde dehydrogenase: protein MKRVGLIGWRGMVGSVLMQRMLEEQDFDLIEPVFFTTSNVGGQGPSVGKDIAPLKDAYSIEELKTLDVILTCQGGDYTSEVFPKLREAGWQGYWIDAASSLRMQDDAVIILDPVNRKVIDQQLDAGTKNYVGGNCTVSLMLMGLGGLFEAGLVEWMSAMTYQAASGAGAQNMRELIKQMGATHAAVADQLADPASAILDIDRRVAEAMRSDAYPTENFGVPLAGSLIPWIDKELPNGQSREEWKAQAETNKILGRFKNPIPVDGICVRIGAMRCHSQALTIKLNKDVPIADIEALISQHNPWVKLVPNNRDISMQELSPTKVTGTLNVPVGRLRKLNMGSQFLGAFTVGDQLLWGAAEPLRRMLRILLER from the coding sequence ATGAAACGTGTAGGTCTGATCGGTTGGCGCGGTATGGTCGGTTCCGTGCTCATGCAGCGGATGCTGGAAGAGCAGGATTTCGATCTTATTGAGCCGGTGTTTTTCACCACTTCGAATGTGGGTGGCCAAGGGCCGTCTGTGGGTAAGGATATTGCCCCGCTCAAGGACGCCTACAGCATTGAAGAGCTGAAAACCCTCGACGTGATTCTGACCTGTCAGGGTGGCGACTACACCAGCGAAGTCTTCCCCAAGCTGCGCGAAGCCGGCTGGCAGGGTTACTGGATCGACGCTGCCTCGAGCCTGCGCATGCAGGACGATGCGGTGATCATCCTTGACCCGGTGAACCGCAAGGTCATCGACCAGCAACTGGACGCCGGCACCAAGAACTACGTCGGTGGCAACTGCACCGTCAGCTTGATGCTGATGGGCCTGGGTGGCCTGTTCGAGGCTGGCCTGGTCGAGTGGATGAGCGCCATGACCTATCAGGCGGCCTCCGGTGCCGGCGCGCAGAACATGCGTGAACTGATCAAGCAGATGGGCGCGACTCACGCCGCCGTTGCCGATCAACTGGCCGACCCGGCCAGCGCGATCCTCGACATCGACCGTCGTGTGGCCGAAGCCATGCGCAGTGACGCCTACCCGACCGAGAACTTCGGCGTGCCATTGGCCGGCAGCCTGATCCCGTGGATCGACAAAGAGCTGCCGAACGGCCAGAGCCGCGAAGAGTGGAAGGCCCAGGCCGAAACCAACAAGATCCTCGGCCGCTTCAAGAACCCGATCCCGGTGGACGGCATCTGCGTGCGCATCGGCGCCATGCGCTGCCACAGCCAGGCGCTGACCATCAAGTTGAACAAAGATGTGCCGATCGCCGATATCGAAGCGTTGATCAGCCAGCACAACCCATGGGTCAAGCTGGTGCCGAACAATCGCGACATCAGCATGCAGGAGCTGAGCCCGACCAAGGTCACCGGCACCCTGAATGTACCGGTGGGCCGTTTGCGCAAGCTGAACATGGGCAGCCAGTTCCTCGGCGCGTTCACCGTTGGCGACCAGCTGCTGTGGGGCGCCGCCGAACCGCTGCGTCGCATGCTGCGGATTCTGCTGGAGCGTTGA